From the genome of Yersinia enterocolitica, one region includes:
- a CDS encoding EamA/RhaT family transporter, translating into MNMLFPLFAVIIWSINAVVSKVSATAIDPAAISFYRWVLALLTLTPFLLLGVIRNWQAIRVYWWKLMILGMLGMVLYQSLAYYAAHSVSALFMGILSSLIPLLTVLISIVVLRVAPTVGIALGSVLSLGGLVWLVSAGNPAQLLQHGIGKGELMMFGASASYALYGVLTKRWAIQLPNWQSLYMQIVFGVVLLLPNFLMASDVQLTAQNIPLVLFAGIPASIIAPYLWIHGVMRLGANTASIFMNLTPVFTAIIAVAFLHEQLHSYHLIGGGITLAGVILAQRLRTPLRRAAAQ; encoded by the coding sequence ATGAATATGTTATTCCCCCTGTTCGCGGTGATCATCTGGTCCATCAATGCCGTAGTCAGTAAGGTCTCTGCCACCGCAATTGATCCCGCCGCCATCTCGTTTTATCGCTGGGTGCTGGCGTTGCTAACGTTAACCCCATTCTTGCTGCTGGGTGTTATCCGCAATTGGCAGGCAATCCGCGTTTATTGGTGGAAATTGATGATATTGGGGATGCTGGGCATGGTGCTGTACCAAAGCCTGGCGTACTACGCGGCTCACAGTGTTAGCGCCCTGTTTATGGGGATTCTCAGTTCGTTAATTCCCTTACTGACTGTGCTTATTAGCATTGTGGTGTTACGAGTCGCCCCCACGGTAGGCATTGCATTAGGTAGCGTGCTGTCATTAGGGGGACTAGTGTGGTTGGTTAGTGCAGGTAACCCGGCACAACTGTTGCAACATGGTATCGGCAAAGGCGAATTGATGATGTTCGGCGCATCGGCATCCTATGCGCTGTATGGCGTATTAACCAAACGCTGGGCGATTCAATTACCCAACTGGCAGTCCCTTTATATGCAGATCGTTTTCGGCGTGGTGCTATTATTGCCTAATTTCCTGATGGCTTCAGATGTGCAATTGACGGCGCAGAATATTCCATTGGTGCTATTTGCTGGGATCCCAGCCTCAATTATTGCGCCTTATTTGTGGATCCACGGTGTGATGCGGTTAGGGGCAAATACTGCGTCGATATTTATGAATCTGACACCGGTATTTACCGCCATTATTGCCGTGGCCTTCCTTCATGAGCAATTACACAGCTATCACCTGATTGGCGGGGGTATCACGCTGGCTGGGGTGATATTAGCTCAGCGCCTGCGCACCCCATTGCGAAGAGCGGCGGCGCAGTAA